CCTgcaattatttataaaaaaataataataattaactaTTTGAGCTGAGCAAAAAATTAATCACATTTTAATTTAACAACGCCGGTTCCGAAATTAATATATGTCCACAGAGTTATGCTAATTTTGGCCTATTGATTTtcttcgaccaaaaaaaaaaaaaaaaaccattttgttaatcatttggttatttttctcttttttttcttttttttggtatttgtGGAAAGCCACATGAACCCAAGTTCATCACAAGGATGCCAAAATTTATATTGAAATTCACATCAAACATTTTGTAGTATGAACTTAGTCCTTCTCAACAAAATTCAGTTTATGCACAAATCTGATGAAATTAaaggtggaaaattttaaaaaataaaaatttgagtttgagaGCTTGTAAGTATATTAAATACTCACCCACGTATGTGACTTTGTGTGAGCAACACTCATGAAGCTAGCTCTCCTCCTAACTCTTGTGATCTTCACCTTTGTTTCACCAGTGCCGCCCCTGCCGCTGCCACCAGCCGGAGGCAAAAAGTCAAAGCCGCCATGGTCAACAACTTCCTTGTTCTTCCTGAAACTCCCCCACCTCATAGAACCAAAACCACCACCTCTACCACTCTCCTTGCCGATCCTCTTGCTCCCCAAACTATCGGGGCTCCTAACTCTAAACGAAAAAGACAGAGCCCGGCCGACGTCAGGCCCGTCCAGCACGGTGGTTGGGGAGGGCATGTTCGTAGTTTTGGCGGCCTCATTGAGCAACCTCGGAGGCAGTTCCAAGGATCTTGCACACTTGGCCTTGGATTCTGTGGTGGAGCAGTGCCTAGGCTTCCCTGGTGCTTCCTCCCACTGGAAGGGAACAGAGACTGAAGTTTGGAGTGGTGGGGTAAGCATCCCCGGAGGCTCGGGTGGCTGGTTCGGAAGTGAGAACAAAGACAGCTTTGGTGTGGTGCAGACGCATGCTTCCTTGACTGGTTCAGACCCCATGCTCTTCTTCAGcctttatctctctctcacaacaaTTTCTCAAAACAGAGGAAACAGAGAAAACAGAGCGCGCCTGTTCATATTCTAATCGGTTGGTGAGATTGGTGTGTACGTttttatagagagagagagagagagagagagagagagagagagagagagatgactTAGTCTTTGAGGAGTTTTTAGAGAGACAGAAGTGAggagttggtggtggtggtgaatgTGAATTGCGAGGGTCGCAGCAAACGCTCCCGGCGCTTATTCTTCACGAGAAAATGCCAGTTtctatatattatttctttttgtttacaTGGGGGGTTAAGATAGGACGAAAATGCCCTTTGGGTCAATGAGGTGTGGGTCCCCCTCTGGAAATCTGATGGTGACGATCGATGTGGATAACGACCATCAACTGTCATTTCTCAATTGGGTCGCTCAGAAAAGTCGTAGTTGATGAAATGGGAAAATAAGATTTTAATCTTGGTATTggtattaattattttcttactcTACATGCTTGCTTGCTTGGTTTATCATGCCAATGCCAAATGGTATAAGAGACGGCCTCCTACTGCTCCTCCTagtccttttccttttccttggCATCTTCTTCcgcttcctttttctttctttctttgtcacacacacacacacaaagaaaattgaagaaaatgaagaaagggTACTTAAATTTTGAACAGGGTTGGGTGGGAAGGGAAGGGaactctctcttttcttcaaatattttgaCTAACAAATTTGGTGATTTGGTTAGAGTCTCTCTGTTTGGTTTGATGACagatcaaatttcaaaaactacGTACCGGTATTTTGAAGAGCTCTTTATTGATGTTCTTACAAACTTTAATCAGTCAAAAGTTACACAAAGCTGCTGTGAACATTTTGGTgcagacaaaagaaaaagagaatatttGATAAATACTGCAGAAACAAAACAGATGGTAGTGATTCATCTGCTGTTAACTATGAAGTATGATATGAATACAGATATGATTTTTGTTGATACATGCATAATTTGACTTGATTATTCTTGTATTTGTTAGGCAACTTGTTCTGCATTATTCGGTGAAAATAGATAAACACTTGGGTAGCCTAGCTGGCTGTGAAGTTGAACTAGTCTTGTAAGGGCCAggaataaacaaaaaagtccttacataattcattttcagTACTTCTTGGGTTGGGCCCTCCCAAGTAATGTCCCAGTCCTCTCACAAACATTTCTTAATCGAGCTCCATCTACCAAACTGAAACTAGAGAATGGAGTTGCATTTCTTCCAGCAGGGAAAGGAAGATAATTCCGACTCCAATTTGAAGTGTGTGCCTAAATATGATGATAGTGTTTTTCCATAGTTTTTTAAGGGTGAGGGGGGACAATGCCAAACTACTACGTACCCACGaggtctttttctttttctttttttccaatattttAATCAAGGATGTTTCTAATACTTTCTTCTTTAATACTTTGTTTCTTTGCTTTAAAAGGTGGCGCtcattataaatttaaaaaaatgattgcACACATATAATATAGACCTATAATTAATTGAGAGATTCTttaataagtattttatattaaagatcggttatatatttttaatcttgggttttgatttgcatttattaaatttgttAGTAGTCTCTTAGATGTAATTTAACGACCGAGACTAGAAATATATAACTAATCATtaacttaaatacttattAGAAAATCTCCCCAATTAATCAGTAACGAGCCGCCAAATCCTTTGACATTTTTAACTCATTCATTGCCTGCCAGGAAGAACAACCATGTGCTTCTTGTTTAAAGTTTTACATTGGTAAACAGATTAGATAATGCATGCAaatattgttttctttgatGAGCAGCACCAATATCATCAACTTGAAACATAGCAATAATAGCACCTCATTGACAACAGAGCGGCAACCTTCTCCTTTTTATCAGAAATGTTTTAATCACCAGAGCCCCAACACAACCACCCCAAATGAAATTTGTTGGGGAAATTGGGAACACTTGCAGATGTTAAATCATTCAAAGTGACTAAGACATGCAACCCCATCACAGCCGTTAATGGCTTTTGCATGAACCAGCATTAAACCATTAGGGATACAGACCTTCAATTCACCCCAGGGTTCATCGAAGCTATCAGATTGAGTATTGACCTCATAGTTTTAAGGGCACAGGGCTATAAAGATCATGACTTTGCATCTGAAGGGTTAAGCCTAGTTACAAAATCAAGTCACCAAGTTTACAAAATCAAGTCACcaagtttcttttttcgtttttcttcTGCTATTATTTGCTTTGACTATTAGTAGCAATAGTACCAttcaaaacccaacaaaactAGTCCTTCAATTTGACATTTAACCACATTCAACCAATTTGGCGACTGGAAATAAGGGAAGCTCTTACAAGGTCCCACGTTGAATTTGGAGGAAACAGAGTATGTAGTTTGGAGGATGATCAATGTTTTGACAGGTTAATTGTAAAATGTAGACGATAGTCAATTGATAAAAATTAAGTGTAATTAACCTACGTGTTGATCATTTTTTTTACCCCATCAGGAGCTGGATCTGCAGGGTTGTGACAGTAAAAAAGGGTCCTTGCTTGGTGTAGTAATAAAATGTGTGAGATCGTTTATCTTCTTGATTGTTGTAAGAGGAGGTTACATTACCTGGTTATGTATGTGCAAATAATTTTGCCAcatttttcttgttgattGATGATTTGCATAATCAAAAGTAGAGAGCAGGTAAAAGTTGAACTCATGGCATTTCTTCTGCATTAAAATTATATACGTTATTTGCCTATAGCCAGCCCTATACATATCTGAGTATATAAATCAGTCGAAACTACCGTTATTAATTGAACCTCATCTTATGGTTTTTCATCATAACCTCCTCAACTGTATCATCCCATCACAAGCCAAGGTCCCCTCAAGGTCTCCAATAATTCGAGCTATCCGAACCTCTAGACCTCTTTGAACTTCCTGGAAGAGTGTTCTAATAAAGTCGGTGAAGCGATTCATGTCAAAGCTGGCACATGTTTCTAGCTCTTCAGCAACACCAACAAGTCCAGAAGCAATCTTGGGTTGAATTTCCATTAGTTTCTGGCCTGTTGCAACCATATATCTCTGCAGCTGAAATGTTTCGTCAAGAAAGTGCTCTAGTGTTTTAGTCTTGTCTTTTGTTCTTGCAGTATCAGAATCTCCACGTCTACCATTTTGATCTAAACCATTGTCATGCTGAAAATCAGAAATAAggaattcaaaatcaaatgacGTGTCTATTTTCAACTGCTGAAAGAAGGGCCAACATGACCATCATATAATGAAGCTAGTAAGAATATTCTAATTTCAATATCACCTTCAGTTTTGGACCTTTTGGTCCCAGTTATATCCtaatatttcataaaattaGAGCCAGATGGCATGATTTTGCCAAAGAAACAATTGAAAGGGAGAATCATATTCTTTCTGAAAATTCACCaagataaaaaaattcatgcttaCCATCCTGTGGCAGAGGTCATCAACCTTCCCTTGGAAAGACTGGTACCGGCCGACTTGTTTATTCAGCAGGGACATTAGCAAAAGAAAACCTTTAATCCCACTTTGCCCATCATCATTGCTTTCTGTATGATCTTCAGCACCTTCGTGCTTTCCTGTAAATCTTTCTAGCATAAGAAGTTGTTGCTTCAGCCTCTTGATCTTGTAAGAAACTCCAAGAGCTTGAAGATCCATCCTCCACAGAGAATTATTTGTACTTGAGGCATGCGTTGGTGATGCCAACTTTTCAGTGCCATTAACTGCCACTGAACTTTCACTTCCCTCTTGATTTGTTCCTTCATAGGCAACATCCTTATCTACTTCAAACTCTTCGTCAGGAGATTGTATCTTCAAAATTACAGCTTTACACTGGCTAGAAGATGGggtttcctcttcttccttaaTGTCTTGCTCTTGAGATTGTTCCATCAAAGTTCTCTTTGTGTTCTGCTCTTTCAGGGAAGTTAATTCTTCTTCCCGTTCCAATAGCAAGGCttccaatttcattttattatgtCTGAGATGTGCCATATCTTTGTTCAGTCCCTCGACATGGGACTCTAGCCGCTTTGATTCTAATTCCATGCTCAGCAAGCGCCATCGATAAGTTTGTAATTTCTCATCTTTGAGTCTTAATTGCTCTACAAAAGCATCCATTTCTAGGTGATGCCTTTGCTCAATTACAGCTGCATACCTCTCTGCTTCTGAGCGAACCCAACCTTCCAACTGCTTAATATCAGCTGTGATCAATCAAAAGCAAGAACAAAAGACAAATGAAACATGATTAGGGAGAAGAGCATGACCACATATTTTCAGCAGTAATCGAATGAGgttagaagaaaatatatgccAAAGGACAATTAAGAGTTCAGTCTCACCCAGGTCCTTCTTTGCCTCAAACGAGTATCCATCAGATTCATTTCTAATCTCAGAATGTTCATACCCAAGAAGAGCATCAGCTGGCTGTGGTATGGTCTTTACAATGTGTAAATGGGATGCACCTGTTGCACTAGAATTCGCCCCTCTTTCATTTATAGCAATCTCAAACCTAGAATTTGCTTTTTCCAACATACTTCTCAATGAATGCTTCTCATGTCTAGACTCAGAGACTACCTTCCATCGTTCTGTTTCAAGCTCAGCTTGC
The Prunus dulcis chromosome 2, ALMONDv2, whole genome shotgun sequence DNA segment above includes these coding regions:
- the LOC117619285 gene encoding golgin subfamily A member 6-like protein 22; this encodes MEEKVVSNSYAFVSEEKSDSLYPMYFGVSCAFFALRLLSIPDMQDERLSEVREKMLRGSAQLLGLLVWRVQKDGRSAQYYELLHKLETAEIEIGGLKRLRHEDAKANEKVVSIFAAQEQCWLNERKKLRQHIGALINAFKVREKKEDETISDMNDKMKDMELLVQSKDKAFGELEQKLKETEEKLTKAESVAEELRENAQRAAQEHSSELLKHKTAFFELVSNQRRLDADMGRALRQVEASKREINVVLDQKEESVVMVQKLSAEIVKMHKDLEQKDKILSAMLRKSKLDTTEKHMLLKEIKLSKAKRKQAELETERWKVVSESRHEKHSLRSMLEKANSRFEIAINERGANSSATGASHLHIVKTIPQPADALLGYEHSEIRNESDGYSFEAKKDLADIKQLEGWVRSEAERYAAVIEQRHHLEMDAFVEQLRLKDEKLQTYRWRLLSMELESKRLESHVEGLNKDMAHLRHNKMKLEALLLEREEELTSLKEQNTKRTLMEQSQEQDIKEEEETPSSSQCKAVILKIQSPDEEFEVDKDVAYEGTNQEGSESSVAVNGTEKLASPTHASSTNNSLWRMDLQALGVSYKIKRLKQQLLMLERFTGKHEGAEDHTESNDDGQSGIKGFLLLMSLLNKQVGRYQSFQGKVDDLCHRMHDNGLDQNGRRGDSDTARTKDKTKTLEHFLDETFQLQRYMVATGQKLMEIQPKIASGLVGVAEELETCASFDMNRFTDFIRTLFQEVQRGLEVRIARIIGDLEGTLACDGMIQLRRL
- the LOC117619286 gene encoding uncharacterized protein At4g00950, with amino-acid sequence MGSEPVKEACVCTTPKLSLFSLPNQPPEPPGMLTPPLQTSVSVPFQWEEAPGKPRHCSTTESKAKCARSLELPPRLLNEAAKTTNMPSPTTVLDGPDVGRALSFSFRVRSPDSLGSKRIGKESGRGGGFGSMRWGSFRKNKEVVDHGGFDFLPPAGGSGRGGTGETKVKITRVRRRASFMSVAHTKSHTWASIYESFKQVVPWRRRQEKLRKIAS